A single window of Flavobacterium aestivum DNA harbors:
- a CDS encoding nitrite/sulfite reductase has translation MQSFRTEIEDPIVQKDIIDLERKIALFRDGKIDDERFRSLRLARGVYGQRQEGVQMIRIKLPFGKVTSEQLHRICKVSEEYSTGRLHITTRQDIQIHYVSLDRTPELWAELEKDDVTLREACGNTVRNITASETAGIDVDEPFDVSPYAHALFQFFLRNPVCQEMGRKFKMSFSSSDKDTALSYLHDLGFIPKVVNGERGFKVMLGGGLGSQPSHAELLSEFIPVNQIIPTTEGVLRIFDRYGERAKRLKARMKFLIKDLGRDEFLRLVEEEKKALSFQTVEIDTTAFDGAIASPLLEVPKVTIDDTAAFEAWKKSNVIAQKQAGYVAIGIKVSLGDFYIDKARLLADLIKNYGANELRFTLRQNILIRNIKEENLPFFYQELAKLDFVTLGYNTVADITACPGTDTCNLGIASSTGIATELERVFATEYPQYSNNQEIAIKISGCMNACGQHNMAEIGFQGMSINAGKLVAPALQVLLGGGNLGNGEGRFSDKVIKIPSRRGPEALRLILNDFEANANGESFLNYYDSKGEKYFYEFLKPLADVTNLTEADFVDWGNADNYVKAVGVGECAGVVIDLVATLLFEAKDKLTFAQEAFDDKKWADAIYLAYAGFVNGAKALLLAEKEKTNHHAGIIDLFDTVFIESKKIELGSAFKDLVYQIKANEPSEVFAQKYIQDAVTFFGKIEEYRANDLANA, from the coding sequence ATGCAAAGTTTTAGAACCGAAATAGAAGATCCGATCGTCCAAAAAGACATTATCGATTTAGAAAGAAAAATTGCTTTATTCCGTGACGGAAAAATTGATGACGAACGTTTTCGTAGTCTTCGTTTAGCAAGAGGAGTATATGGTCAGCGTCAGGAAGGCGTTCAAATGATTCGTATCAAACTGCCTTTTGGTAAAGTAACAAGTGAACAATTACACCGTATTTGTAAAGTTTCTGAAGAATATTCAACCGGACGTTTGCACATTACTACGCGTCAGGATATTCAGATTCACTATGTAAGTTTAGACAGAACACCTGAGCTTTGGGCTGAATTAGAAAAAGACGATGTTACATTGAGAGAAGCTTGTGGAAATACCGTGAGAAATATTACGGCTAGTGAAACAGCAGGAATAGATGTAGACGAACCTTTTGATGTGTCGCCTTATGCACATGCTTTGTTTCAATTTTTCTTGAGAAACCCAGTATGTCAGGAAATGGGACGTAAATTCAAGATGTCATTTTCTTCATCAGATAAAGATACGGCTTTGAGTTATTTACACGATTTAGGATTTATTCCAAAAGTGGTAAATGGTGAAAGAGGATTCAAAGTAATGCTTGGTGGAGGATTAGGATCACAACCGAGCCACGCCGAATTGCTTTCTGAATTTATTCCGGTAAATCAAATTATACCAACAACAGAAGGAGTTTTAAGAATCTTTGATCGTTATGGAGAAAGAGCCAAACGTTTGAAAGCACGTATGAAATTCTTAATCAAAGATTTGGGAAGAGACGAGTTTTTGAGATTGGTAGAAGAAGAGAAAAAAGCGTTGTCATTTCAAACTGTTGAAATTGATACGACTGCTTTTGATGGAGCAATTGCAAGCCCATTATTAGAAGTTCCAAAAGTAACAATTGATGATACTGCCGCTTTTGAAGCTTGGAAGAAATCAAATGTAATTGCACAAAAACAAGCAGGATACGTTGCTATTGGTATTAAGGTTTCTCTAGGAGATTTTTATATAGACAAAGCAAGATTATTGGCAGATTTAATCAAAAATTATGGAGCGAATGAATTGCGTTTCACATTGAGACAAAATATTCTTATCCGTAATATTAAAGAAGAAAATCTTCCTTTTTTCTATCAGGAATTAGCTAAGTTGGATTTTGTGACATTAGGATACAATACCGTTGCAGATATTACCGCTTGTCCAGGAACAGATACTTGTAATTTAGGAATTGCAAGCAGTACAGGAATAGCTACTGAATTAGAAAGAGTTTTTGCAACAGAATATCCACAATACAGCAACAATCAGGAAATCGCTATAAAAATTAGCGGATGTATGAATGCTTGTGGACAACACAATATGGCAGAAATAGGTTTCCAAGGAATGTCTATTAATGCAGGGAAACTAGTAGCTCCAGCACTTCAGGTATTATTAGGTGGTGGAAATTTAGGAAATGGAGAAGGACGTTTTTCTGATAAAGTAATCAAAATTCCAAGCCGAAGAGGACCGGAAGCTTTACGATTAATCTTAAATGATTTTGAAGCTAATGCAAACGGAGAATCATTCTTGAATTATTACGATTCCAAAGGAGAAAAATATTTCTATGAGTTTTTGAAACCATTGGCAGATGTGACTAATTTGACCGAAGCTGATTTTGTAGATTGGGGAAATGCCGACAACTACGTAAAAGCAGTTGGAGTTGGAGAGTGTGCCGGTGTTGTAATTGACTTAGTGGCTACATTGTTATTTGAAGCTAAAGATAAATTAACTTTTGCTCAAGAAGCTTTTGATGATAAAAAATGGGCAGATGCAATTTATTTGGCTTATGCCGGATTTGTAAATGGAGCCAAAGCCTTATTATTGGCAGAAAAAGAAAAAACAAATCACCACGCAGGAATTATCGATTTATTTGATACCGTTTTCATTGAGAGCAAAAAAATAGAGTTAGGTTCAGCATTCAAAGATTTGGTTTATCAAATCAAAGCGAATGAACCATCTGAGGTGTTTGCACAAAAATATATACAAGATGCTGTAACCTTCTTTGGAAAAATAGAAGAATACAGAGCAAATGATTTAGCTAATGCATAA
- a CDS encoding sulfate adenylyltransferase subunit 1 — protein MEVLKIATAGSVDDGKSTLIGRLLYDTQSLTTDKIEAIEKSSKQKGYDYLDFSLATDGLVAEREQGITIDVAHIYFSTEKKSYIIADTPGHVEYTRNMVTGASTSQVSIILIDARKGVIEQTYRHFFINNLLRVKDVIVAINKMDLVDYSEEVFNKIKADFQALNAKSAYKEQNVSYIPLSAINGGNVADKSENMPWYTGQTVLEHLEGLEPKDIYENGKARFPVQTVIRPKTEEYHDFRGYAGKLYGNNIKVGDAVTVLPSLTESKVTNIHFFDQQFDEATAGSSITIELENDINVTRGDMIVKSDELPRIEKDITTTVCWMDSKKLVAGAKYFVQHNTNRVLAKIDSVKNVIATDYSGTTPATQLAINEIGEVTIKLSKAIYFDAYNDNKSNGAFILIDAATNATAGVGFIK, from the coding sequence ATGGAAGTTTTAAAAATAGCAACAGCAGGAAGCGTAGATGATGGAAAAAGTACTTTAATCGGAAGATTATTATACGATACCCAATCATTGACAACAGATAAGATTGAAGCAATAGAAAAAAGCAGTAAGCAAAAAGGATACGATTATCTAGATTTTTCTTTGGCTACTGACGGTTTGGTTGCCGAAAGAGAACAAGGAATTACAATAGATGTAGCGCATATTTATTTTTCTACAGAGAAAAAAAGTTACATCATCGCCGATACTCCAGGTCATGTGGAGTATACTCGTAACATGGTAACCGGAGCATCGACTTCACAAGTATCTATCATTTTGATTGATGCGCGTAAAGGAGTAATTGAGCAAACGTACCGTCACTTTTTCATCAATAATTTATTGAGAGTAAAAGATGTAATCGTTGCTATAAACAAAATGGACTTAGTAGATTATTCAGAAGAAGTTTTTAATAAAATCAAAGCTGATTTTCAAGCATTAAATGCAAAAAGTGCCTACAAAGAACAAAACGTAAGTTATATTCCGTTAAGCGCCATCAATGGAGGGAATGTGGCAGATAAATCAGAGAACATGCCTTGGTATACAGGACAAACAGTTTTGGAACATTTAGAAGGCTTGGAACCAAAAGATATTTACGAAAACGGAAAAGCACGTTTCCCAGTTCAAACAGTAATTAGACCTAAAACTGAGGAATATCATGATTTTAGAGGATATGCCGGAAAATTATACGGTAATAATATAAAAGTAGGAGATGCAGTTACGGTACTTCCTTCTTTGACAGAATCAAAAGTGACGAATATTCACTTTTTTGACCAACAGTTTGATGAAGCTACAGCTGGTTCTTCAATCACTATCGAATTAGAAAATGATATCAATGTAACGAGAGGTGATATGATTGTAAAATCGGATGAGCTTCCTAGAATTGAAAAAGACATTACAACAACGGTTTGTTGGATGGACAGTAAAAAATTAGTGGCAGGAGCAAAATATTTTGTACAACACAATACCAATAGAGTTTTGGCTAAAATTGACAGTGTGAAAAATGTAATCGCTACTGATTACTCTGGAACAACACCAGCCACTCAATTAGCAATCAATGAAATTGGAGAAGTAACCATAAAATTAAGCAAAGCCATTTATTTTGATGCTTACAATGATAACAAATCAAATGGAGCATTCATTTTAATTGATGCAGCAACGAACGCAACAGCAGGAGTTGGATTTATAAAATAG
- the cobA gene encoding uroporphyrinogen-III C-methyltransferase, which produces MIEPKVTLVGAGPGDPDLLTLKGVKALAEANVVLYDALANEEIMNHAPQDAIKIFVGKRVGRHEYSQDQINQLIVDNALTYGHVVRLKGGDPFIFGRGSEEIEYIESFGIPTFVVPGISSAIAVPAYQGISLTKRGTSESFWVITGTTSSRKLSNDIVLAAQSSATVVILMGMSKLSQIVTLFQKESKGETPVAIIQNGTTPNEKIGVGTIDTIQEVVAKNKLSSPAIIVIGEVVKESNKLKGFYEEFLSREIIS; this is translated from the coding sequence ATGATAGAACCCAAAGTAACTTTAGTAGGCGCCGGACCTGGCGATCCAGATTTGCTTACCCTAAAAGGAGTAAAAGCACTTGCTGAAGCGAACGTGGTTTTGTACGATGCTTTGGCAAATGAAGAAATAATGAATCACGCTCCTCAAGATGCCATAAAAATATTTGTGGGGAAAAGAGTGGGTCGCCATGAATATTCGCAAGATCAAATTAATCAATTGATTGTAGATAATGCGCTTACTTATGGACATGTGGTTAGACTAAAAGGAGGAGATCCGTTTATTTTTGGCAGAGGTAGCGAAGAAATAGAGTACATAGAAAGTTTTGGAATTCCTACATTTGTAGTACCCGGAATTTCATCGGCGATTGCAGTTCCTGCTTATCAGGGAATTTCATTAACCAAAAGAGGAACTTCAGAAAGTTTTTGGGTAATTACAGGAACGACTTCAAGTAGAAAATTGTCTAATGATATTGTACTCGCAGCACAATCATCAGCAACAGTGGTGATTTTGATGGGAATGAGTAAGTTATCACAAATTGTGACATTATTTCAAAAGGAGTCTAAAGGGGAAACTCCGGTGGCAATTATTCAAAACGGTACAACACCAAATGAAAAAATAGGAGTGGGAACAATTGATACAATCCAAGAAGTGGTTGCCAAAAACAAATTAAGTTCACCGGCAATTATCGTAATTGGAGAAGTGGTCAAGGAAAGCAATAAATTAAAAGGATTTTACGAAGAATTTTTATCAAGGGAAATTATTTCATAA
- a CDS encoding RrF2 family transcriptional regulator translates to MLSKKTKYGIKALTFLARQENNNPVQIAEIAKNEHISIKFLESILLLLRNSGFLGAKKGKGGGYYLIKDPKDISMAKVYRILEGPIALLPCASHNFYEKCDDCDDETTCAARRLMTEVRDNTLKVLESNSLADIAF, encoded by the coding sequence ATGCTTTCAAAGAAAACAAAATACGGAATAAAGGCACTGACTTTTTTGGCACGCCAAGAAAATAATAACCCTGTCCAAATTGCTGAAATTGCCAAAAATGAGCATATTTCAATTAAGTTTTTGGAAAGTATTTTGTTATTGCTTAGAAACTCCGGTTTTCTTGGAGCAAAAAAAGGGAAAGGCGGTGGTTACTATCTGATAAAAGACCCAAAAGATATCAGTATGGCCAAAGTATACCGTATACTTGAAGGACCTATAGCTTTGCTTCCATGTGCGAGTCACAATTTTTATGAAAAGTGTGATGATTGTGATGACGAGACTACCTGCGCAGCACGACGCTTAATGACAGAGGTTAGAGATAATACCCTCAAGGTTTTAGAAAGTAACTCACTTGCAGATATTGCATTTTAA
- the cysD gene encoding sulfate adenylyltransferase subunit CysD: protein MSSILKTNALESEAIYIFREVISQFDKPVLLFSGGKDSITLVRLAQKAFFPAKIPFPLLHVDTGHNFPETIEFRDKLVAELGLELIVRNVQDAIDEGKVVEESGKYSSRNSLQTTTLLDAIEEFKFDACIGGARRDEEKARAKERIFSVRDDFGQWDEKNQRPELFDLLNGKIENGQNVRVFPISNWTELDVWSYIEQEQIEIPSIYFSHKRKVFLRDGLIWSHSPFVYQEEDEEVEERVVRFRTVGDMSCTAAVESYAATIQEVVGEIRSSTISERGARIDDKRSEAAMEKRKQQGYF, encoded by the coding sequence ATGAGTTCAATATTAAAAACAAATGCTTTAGAAAGCGAAGCAATTTACATATTCAGAGAAGTAATTTCTCAATTTGACAAACCCGTTTTGCTTTTCTCAGGCGGTAAAGATTCGATCACATTGGTGCGTTTGGCACAAAAAGCCTTTTTTCCGGCTAAAATTCCTTTTCCGTTGTTACACGTAGATACAGGGCATAATTTTCCAGAAACGATTGAGTTTAGAGACAAATTGGTAGCTGAGTTAGGATTAGAATTAATCGTTCGTAATGTACAAGACGCTATTGATGAAGGGAAAGTAGTAGAAGAGTCTGGGAAATATTCAAGTAGAAACAGCTTGCAGACAACTACATTATTGGATGCTATCGAAGAATTTAAGTTTGACGCTTGTATTGGAGGTGCTCGTAGAGACGAGGAAAAAGCAAGAGCCAAAGAACGTATTTTCTCGGTTCGTGATGATTTTGGTCAATGGGATGAAAAAAATCAACGTCCTGAATTGTTCGATCTTTTGAACGGAAAAATTGAAAATGGACAAAACGTACGTGTTTTTCCAATTTCAAACTGGACAGAGTTAGATGTTTGGAGTTACATAGAACAAGAACAAATCGAAATTCCATCAATTTACTTTTCACACAAACGTAAAGTTTTCTTGAGAGACGGTTTAATTTGGTCGCACTCACCTTTTGTATATCAAGAAGAAGACGAAGAAGTAGAGGAAAGAGTTGTTCGTTTTAGAACTGTTGGGGATATGAGTTGTACAGCTGCTGTTGAATCTTATGCAGCAACCATTCAAGAAGTAGTTGGAGAGATTCGTTCTTCTACCATCTCTGAAAGAGGAGCCAGAATTGATGATAAACGTTCTGAGGCTGCTATGGAAAAAAGAAAACAACAAGGATACTTTTAG
- a CDS encoding phosphoadenylyl-sulfate reductase: MSTETVNTLLEKTAGFSIEETLAFLANEYKGKVVFSTSFGQEDQVITALIAKNDLPINIFTLDTGRLFQETYDVFHRTVKKYKVAIQTYFPEASDVENLLNKKGPNSFYESVENRKECCFIRKVVPLTKALKGNEIWITGLRAEQSENRNNLAVFEYDAHFNIIKFNPLLKWSLEEVQKYIDDNNVPQNALHKKGFVSIGCAPCTRAIVEGEDIRAGRWSWESSHKECGLHQK; the protein is encoded by the coding sequence ATGAGCACAGAGACAGTAAATACTTTATTAGAAAAAACGGCAGGTTTCTCGATTGAGGAAACATTGGCTTTTTTAGCTAATGAATACAAAGGGAAAGTGGTTTTTTCTACTTCATTTGGACAGGAAGATCAGGTTATAACAGCTTTGATTGCTAAAAATGATTTGCCAATCAACATTTTTACATTAGATACCGGCAGATTGTTTCAAGAAACGTATGATGTTTTTCATAGAACAGTAAAGAAGTACAAAGTAGCAATTCAAACTTATTTTCCAGAAGCTAGTGATGTAGAAAATTTATTGAATAAAAAAGGGCCAAACAGTTTCTATGAATCAGTGGAGAATAGAAAAGAATGTTGTTTTATTCGAAAAGTAGTGCCGTTAACCAAAGCTCTAAAAGGAAACGAAATCTGGATTACAGGATTGCGTGCCGAACAATCGGAAAACAGAAATAATTTGGCTGTCTTTGAATACGATGCTCATTTTAATATTATAAAATTCAACCCATTGCTAAAATGGAGTTTGGAAGAAGTTCAAAAATATATTGATGATAATAATGTGCCACAAAATGCTTTACACAAAAAAGGATTTGTAAGTATAGGTTGTGCGCCTTGTACAAGAGCCATTGTAGAAGGAGAAGATATCAGAGCAGGAAGATGGTCATGGGAATCCAGTCATAAAGAATGTGGCTTACACCAGAAGTGA
- a CDS encoding OsmC family protein → MKITLNRVNENFHFELKNERGHIVNVDSRPEFGGDNMGPSPMELVLMGVAGCSGIDMISILKKQRQEITSFKAEVEGERVQVDEAKPFKDIHVVFYLEGPINGEKAARAAQLSFEKYCSVSKTLEPTATIHYKVVLNGEELAKI, encoded by the coding sequence ATGAAAATAACATTAAACAGAGTAAACGAAAACTTTCATTTTGAATTAAAAAATGAAAGAGGTCATATCGTAAATGTAGATAGTCGCCCAGAATTTGGTGGAGACAATATGGGACCGAGTCCAATGGAATTGGTATTGATGGGCGTTGCAGGATGCAGCGGTATCGACATGATTTCGATTCTAAAGAAACAACGTCAGGAAATCACCTCTTTCAAAGCAGAGGTTGAAGGTGAACGAGTACAGGTAGATGAGGCGAAACCATTCAAAGATATTCATGTAGTATTTTATTTGGAAGGCCCAATCAACGGAGAAAAAGCGGCAAGAGCAGCACAACTTTCTTTTGAGAAATACTGTTCAGTTTCAAAAACATTGGAACCAACCGCAACGATACATTACAAAGTAGTTCTAAACGGAGAGGAATTAGCAAAAATCTAA
- a CDS encoding trans-sulfuration enzyme family protein: MNEQECGFETQAIRNQLERTQFLEHSVPLYLTSSFVFEDAEDMRASFAEEKDRNIYSRYSNPNNNEFVDKVCKMEGAEAGFAFASGMAAVYSTFAALLKSGDHIVSASSVFGATHSLFMNYFPKWNIETSYFDLTKPETIESYIKPNTKILFAESPTNPAVDIIDLELLGAIAKKHNLILIIDNCFATPYIQQPIKWGAHLVVHSATKLIDGQGRVLGGITVGNADLIKDIYLFSRLTGPSLSPFNAWVLSKSLETLAIRVERHCENALKVAAFLESHPSVNSVKYPFLKSHPQYEIAKKQMKLGGNIVAFEIKGGIEAGRAFLDKIKLCSLSPNLGDTRTIVTHPASTTHSKLTVEERLAVSITDGLVRVSVGLETVEDVIADLEQALS, encoded by the coding sequence ATGAACGAACAAGAATGTGGTTTTGAAACACAGGCCATCCGTAATCAATTAGAAAGAACACAATTTTTGGAGCATTCAGTGCCTTTGTACTTAACATCTAGTTTTGTATTTGAAGATGCTGAAGATATGCGTGCTTCTTTTGCAGAAGAGAAAGATCGCAATATTTATAGCCGATACAGTAATCCAAATAACAACGAATTTGTAGATAAAGTTTGTAAAATGGAAGGAGCAGAGGCTGGTTTTGCATTTGCATCGGGTATGGCGGCAGTATATTCTACTTTTGCAGCTTTGCTGAAATCAGGAGATCATATTGTTTCTGCCAGTAGTGTTTTTGGAGCAACACATTCCTTGTTTATGAATTATTTTCCGAAGTGGAATATTGAAACATCATATTTTGATCTTACTAAACCGGAGACTATTGAGAGTTATATAAAACCGAATACTAAGATACTTTTTGCTGAATCACCAACCAATCCAGCAGTAGATATTATAGACTTGGAACTTTTGGGAGCTATTGCCAAAAAGCATAATCTGATTCTGATTATCGATAACTGTTTTGCTACTCCGTATATTCAACAACCAATAAAATGGGGAGCGCATTTGGTAGTGCATTCAGCTACTAAATTGATTGATGGTCAAGGAAGAGTATTAGGAGGAATCACAGTTGGAAATGCTGATTTGATAAAAGATATTTATCTGTTTTCTAGGCTTACAGGACCTTCATTGTCACCGTTTAATGCATGGGTATTATCGAAAAGCTTAGAAACATTGGCAATTCGTGTTGAAAGACATTGTGAGAATGCGTTAAAAGTAGCAGCGTTTTTGGAAAGCCATCCAAGCGTGAACAGTGTTAAATATCCATTCCTGAAATCGCATCCACAATACGAAATAGCCAAAAAGCAAATGAAATTGGGAGGAAACATTGTTGCTTTTGAAATCAAAGGCGGAATCGAAGCAGGAAGAGCCTTTTTGGATAAAATAAAATTATGTTCGTTATCGCCAAATTTAGGAGATACGAGAACAATAGTTACGCATCCAGCCTCTACAACACACAGTAAATTGACTGTTGAGGAACGTTTGGCTGTGAGTATTACAGATGGTTTGGTACGTGTATCCGTAGGATTGGAAACCGTAGAAGATGTAATTGCCGATTTAGAGCAAGCGCTTTCTTAG
- a CDS encoding precorrin-2 dehydrogenase/sirohydrochlorin ferrochelatase family protein, with amino-acid sequence MERNELYPIFLKLHNINVLIVGGGNVGLEKLSFMLKSSPNANVEVVAPKFIPELEALVEKHPSVKLTQAKFKKKMLKKRHMVIACTDDLKVNKRVYELARKRYLICNIADTPDLCDYYLGGIVTKGNVKIAISTNGKSPTTAKRLREFFEEVIPEDINKMVENLNEYRKTLKGNFEEKVQKMNEITEGLRK; translated from the coding sequence ATGGAAAGGAACGAATTATATCCTATTTTTTTAAAACTGCATAACATCAATGTACTTATAGTAGGTGGTGGAAATGTAGGCTTAGAGAAGTTGTCGTTTATGTTGAAATCCAGTCCCAATGCCAATGTTGAGGTTGTGGCCCCAAAGTTCATACCTGAGTTGGAAGCATTAGTAGAAAAGCATCCTTCGGTAAAATTGACCCAAGCGAAGTTCAAGAAAAAAATGTTGAAAAAAAGACATATGGTTATTGCTTGTACAGATGATTTAAAAGTCAATAAAAGAGTTTATGAGCTAGCTCGAAAGCGTTATTTGATTTGTAATATTGCAGATACGCCCGATTTATGCGATTATTACTTGGGAGGAATTGTAACCAAAGGAAACGTGAAAATTGCTATTTCGACCAACGGAAAATCACCAACAACAGCCAAAAGATTGCGTGAGTTTTTTGAAGAAGTAATTCCGGAGGATATTAATAAAATGGTTGAGAACCTAAATGAATACCGAAAGACTCTGAAAGGTAATTTTGAAGAGAAAGTTCAAAAAATGAATGAAATCACAGAGGGGTTAAGAAAGTAA